The sequence AGACCGATCAGGTTACGCTCGGTGAAACTGTTGCTCAGCGTGGTGGCAGTTTCGATCTCCTTGCGCCCGACCGAGAATGCCTTGTCCAGCTGGCTCTGGAATTCCGGGGTTTTCGGGTCGCCACTCAGCAGCGCCTGCATGAAGCCATCCAGCTGCTCCTTGATGCGCGCCTGCATCTCGTCCGGCAGCTTCACGGCACCCGGTGTCTGCTCCGGCTTGACCGGCTGGATCACTTCTGGCGGCTCCAGCTGCAAGGTGGGCAGGTTGAATTCCGGAATGGCCTGGATAACGGGCGCGGCAGCGGTCTGGGTCTCAACAGTCACGGGGGTGATCCTTTCCTGGTCAGCACTACTCATTCAAATCGGGCAACGATAGCGTCCTGCATGGCATCCAGCACGTGGGTAGCCGGCATGTCGGCCAGTTCAATCAGCTCGGGCGCAGGCAGCTTGATGGATTGCATGGCCGCCTCAAACACCTTGGGGTCGTTGGTGCGGAAACCATACTCTGCCGCAATCTTCTGCAGGTCTGGATCGCTGGCCAGCAGCTGGCCCACCCGCTGACCTGCGTTGCTGCGGGACACCCAGATGTGCTTGAGCACCAGGCTCGGGCGCGGGTAGATCAGTACATGCTTGTCGCGCAGCTTGCCCTGCCGCTTGGCTTCGACAAACTGGGATTCGTAGATCAGCACCAGTGGCGCCTTGCCCATGCCCTGACCGATGTAGTCTTCAAACGGCCCGGCCAGCGTACCTTCCTGAAAGCCTTGCCGGGTCATCAACGGTGCCAGCTCGTCTGCCAGCTTCACTGCCGCCTCGCTATTGGCGGGGACCTCGCCATGATTGCGCACCCAGGCCAGCAGGGCAATGTACAGCATGCCAGTATTGGATTTGCGCAGATCGGGGGTATTGACCAGGATGCCCTTGTTGACCGGGAATACGGCATTATTCTGCAGCTGGTTCCAGCGCTTGCCTTCCAGCATCAGCGGCAGGGTCTTGTCCAGCAACAGATTGGACACATCGTCGCGGGTTTCCAGCAGGCCGTTGGACGACAGCACCGGCAGCAATGGGGACCAGCTGGCCATCACCAGCGGGGTGGAGAATACGGGCTGCGCCGTCACCCCTGGCTGCCCTTTCAGGCCTTGCTGCACGTCCAGCGCGGCATTGGACCCGGCGGGCCAGATGGCGTCAAAATTACTGAGTTTGGGTAGATCATCCTTGAAGCTGCCACTCTTGGTCAGCTGCAGGCACAGGTTTTCTTTCTGCAGCCGTGCAATCACCCGCGCATCCTGCAGGTAGGCAAACTTGGCGGAGCCGGTCAGCACGGAGACTGTATTGCAGTTGGCAGGGACCTGTGCAGTAGTGGCCATGGCACCGGCAGGCACCGAAGCGGGCACCGTCGACGCGTCATCGCCAGAACCCGCCGCGCCCCGCGTAGATTTCCAGATCCCGGCTGCTACCGCCAGCAGCAGTGCCAGCGAGAGAATGACCCCGAGTATCTTGCGTCCCATGCCGTCCCATCCCTTTCCATGTAGAAGCCATTAGCGCACAAGCCGGTTGCGCAGCCATGACGGCACAACAATAGCAGAAAGACTGACCGCTGCGTGCAGGCTGAAACATTGCCTGATCAGATGGGGGAGCCCAGCCTTGTTTTCAAGCCGCCGCAACCATAGACTGCAAGCGTGCCCCACTCCTCACGCATCGATATGCTGAACGATCTATTCATAGTTCTGCGCTGGTTCTTCCGCGCTTTTCAGCTACTTCTTGTCTTGCTGATCCTTGCTCTGGTCTACCTGAGCTGTAATCGCACCGATAGCTTTCACATCAAATATGCTCAACTGGCTGAAGTCGCCAGCCAACCCCGCCCCATGCACCAACAGGGCTCACAACATGCATCCCGCACGGATGGAAACACCACCAGCCGGACGGAGGGATTTGGTTTCATGTTGCACCATATCCGGGCAGGGCAAGGCGGGATACTGGCTTATCGCAAGTTTGACCCTGGCAGGGGGCTGACAATAGAAGATGAAAACTACACCAAACTGACTGTTTGGCTACCCGATGGCCTACCGGCCACCCCAATGACCGTGGCGCTCACGCCTCAGTCCCGCATTCAAGCCATCTATTCCCAGGGCGGTTCCGCTTGGCCCGAAAACGACTGTACGATATCGTTGACCCAAGGCCGCTTGCAGATTACACCCGATGGAAATCAGTTTGACGTGGCATATCAAGGAAACGTCGCATTGCAACCAGATGTCGGCCCAGAATGCGATGAACTGTCCACACTACAGCTGACATTCACGACCTCTCCCCTGAGTTTTTCTGAGTTGACCCCTTGGCTAGGGCGGCCTGGAGCGGACTTGTATAACGAGACTTACCGTTAGCCATACTTACAGCACCCGCCCTTCCATATCCGCCGCCAGAAAGTCCAGCAGCAGGCGCAAGCTGAGCGGCTGGTGCTGCCGGTTCAGGTAGAGGGCGTAAACGCCTAAGGTAGCAGGCGACCATTCGGGCAGAACGGCCTGCAGACGACCTTGCTGCAAATCGGTTTGCACCAGATACATGGGCAGTTGTGCGATACCGGCCCCCGCCAGGGCCGCGCGGCGGGTAATCAGCGTTTCATTGCTGTGTAGCCGCCCGCCAACCGGCACCCGCACGCTGTCCTGCCCCCGGTGCAGCAGGTACTCGCTGCGGCCGACGTAAGCATGCGTAATGCACTGATGCTGCTGCAACTGTTGCGGCATCTCGAGCGGCGCATGCCGGGCCAGATAGTCGGGTGATGCGCACAGTACCGAGTGACACCGCCCCAGCAAGCGGGCGTGCTGCTGCTCATCGAGCTGATTGGTGATGCGCAAGGCAAGGTCCACCCGCTCCTCCACCAGATTCACCGCCCGCTCCAGTACCAGCAATTCAATATGAATGCCGGGGTAGTGTTGCAGGAAGCGCGCCATCGCCTCGGTGAGATAGGCATCAGCCAGTGAGGCGCTGGTGGTCAGTCGCAAGCGCCCCTGCGGGGTTTGCCGCAACGCCCCGACCACCCCCTGCACCTGCGCCTCCAGCGCCAGCATGCTGCGGCAGTGCTGCAAAGCCTCCGCCCCGGCTTCAGTCAAACTCAGGCGGCGGGTAGTCCGGTGCAGCAAGCGCAGTTGCAACCACCCCTCCAGATCGGCCAGATAGCGTGACACCATGGCCCGTGACAGCGACAGCCGCTCCGCTGCCAGCGTGATGCTACCGCTATCCACAATCTCCACAAACACCCGCATGGCAGTCAGGCGGTCCATTAATTTGCTCGAATCAGTAAACAGTTCATTCATTATATCGATGTTTATTGCAATTCAATTCACAAATAAAGTAGCGCCATACGGTCGCTGACCGCCATACTGCGAAAGGAAACACCATGAAACCCCGTCTGTTGTTCACCGCTACCCTGCTGGCCCTGTCTGCCACCCTGCACGCTGCGCCGCTGCAGATCAAGGTGTACAGTGCCAACGACAACAGCTTCAACGTCAACTCCACCCTGGTCTATGGCGACCATGAAGCCATGGTGATCGACGCCGGGTTTACCCGCGCCGACGCCCTGCGCATTGCTGCCAACGTGCTCGACAGTGGCCGTACCCTGAAAACCATTCTGGTGAGCCAGGCCGATCCGGACTACTACTTTGGTGTGGAAGTGCTGCACGCCCAGTTTCCGCAAGCGGAAGTGGTAGCCACCCCCGCCGTGCTGGAGGTGATCCGCAGCAAACTGAAGTACAAGCTGGAATTCTGGGGCCCGAAGATGGGCAACAATGCGCCGCAGCAACCGGTATTGCCCAAGGTGCTGAACGGCAACCGCCTGACGCTGGATGGTGAAGCCATTGAAATCCGCGGTACCACAGGCCCGCTGGCACATCGCCCCTATGTGTGGATTCCGTCGATCCGTACCCTTGCGGGCAATGTGGCCGTATTCAACCAGTGGCATGTGTGGACTGCTGACACCGCCACCCCGGCGCTGCGCTCCGCCTGGCGTGCCCAGCTGGACGAGATGCAGGCCTTGCAGCCACAATCCGTTGTACCGGGCCACATGAAGCCGGGCAGTGCGCTGGACGTCAGCGCCATCCGCTTCACCCGCGACTATCTGCAAAGCTATGAAACGGCCCTGCAGGAAGGCAAAGACGGTGCTACCGTCATCCAGCGCATGAAGCAGCAATGGCCCGCGGCCACCGGCATGCTGTCGCTGGAAATCGGTGCCAAGGTCAACAAGGGCGAAATGCCCTGGTAAGACAAAGGGGCAGCGGCCTGCCGCTGCCCCCAGACAAGGACTACACCATGGCAACCCTGCACTACTTTCTGGACCCCTTCTGTGGCTGGTGCTACGGTGCCGCGCCACTGATCAAGGCTGCACGCCAGCACCTGCCGATGGTGCTGCACGCGGGCGGCATGATGATGGGTGCGCAGCGACAGCCAGTCACCCCGGCTTTGCGTGACTTTGTGCTGTTACACGATGACCGCATCGCCGCGCTGACCGGTCAGCCCTTCAGTGCCGCCTACCGGGATGGCCTGCTGCAAGACCCGCACGCCGTATTTGATTCCGAGCCCCCCACCACCGCCCTGCTGGCGGCAGACAGCCTGGGCGGACGCGGGCTGGACCTGCTGGCGCAGCTGCAGTGTGCCCACTTTGTCGAAGGCCGCCGTATTGCCGACCCCGAGGTGCTGCGCGAGCAAGCGATGCAGATCGGTTTGCCGGAGGCCGACTTCGTGCACGCCTGGCAGGCGCAATCCGGCGATCCAACGCTGAGCCATGTTGCGGCCAGCCGCCAGCAGCTGGCCCGCGCAGGTGGACGCGGTTTCCCGACGCTGGTGCTGGAGCAGGAGGGTCAGTGGCAACGCATCGAGCTGTCTCCCTTCATGGGAAAGGGGGACGCCTGGTCCGCCTGGCTGGAGGAGCGCTTTCCGCTGCCCGCTGGCGAGCCCGGCTTGCTGTGTGACGCCGACCAGTGCCTGCCGCGATGAGCCTGTGGGAGGGTCAGGCCGGGTCCGGCTTGTAGAATTCGAACTCCGGCAGGGCCACGCCATCCTTGCGCCAGGTCAGCATGATCACGGTGTTGTTGTTGACCGCCACCAGCGACAGCGGCCAGCCACCGTTGGCCTTACGCAGGGATTCATACAAGGGCCAGAAGTAGTCCCCGGTCTGCCCTTGCGGGTCATACGGCACATCGACATAAAACACCGGGTACTTGCGCTCGTTGCACAGCTGCACCCGATAGAGTTTGACGCGATTGTGCTCAAATACGCCTTTGACCGGGTGTTTCCAGCCTTGCAGCGACACCTCTTCACAGCCCTTGGCCAGCCGGGTGTACAGCAGGGTCTGCGGCAGGGGCTTGGGGTCGACGTTATAACCGGACGCCAGCACCACCCCACTCATCAATAGCGACATCAACATCGGCGACCCCGCCTTTTACAAAAAACAGCACTGTAGCACAGGACAATCGCATAACCAGCGCGTGCCCCGTTACACATTCTTCACAGTGCCCCACCCGTCAGCAGGCTGCGGGTCAGCCGCTTCCAGTCGGTCAGCTGCCCGCCATCCAGCCGGGAGAAGAAGGCATCGTCCGTTCGCTCCACCGCCAGGATGGCCGCATGAATCAACTGCCTGCCGGACTCGGTAAAGCCAACCTCAACCGCCCGGGTATCGGTGGCAGACGGTACCCGCGCCACCAGCCCCATGTCTTCCAGTTTGCGGATGGCCTTGGACAAGGTCATCTTGTCGATACGGGTATGCGCCACCAGCCGGGCCTGGGTCGGCGGCTCCTGCTGCTGCTCGAACCAGCACAAGAATGGCTAGCTGCGGCTTAACACCCGCCTTGCCACGGCGGGCAACCAGCGCACCAACAGGCGGGCCAGCCTGGCCTTGCCAATGTGAATCTGCCACTGGTCCCGCTGCCAGCCGCGCCAGAATGCCGCCGCCACCTGCTCCGGGCTGAGCTTGCCCTGCCCCCGACCCTGGGTCATGGCGGTATCCACTAGCGGTGGCACCAGCTCGAATACCCGAATCGGGCTCCCCGCCAACTGCGCACGCAGCCCCTGGCTGAAGTTGAGCAAGCCCGCCTTGCTGGCGCAGTAGCTCAGGGCAGAAGCTTTCGGCATCCAGCCCAATACCGAGCAGACATTCACCACCGCCGCCACTGGCTGCTGCCGCAGCTGCGGCAGCCAGGCTTGCGTCAACAGCATGGGTGCCAACAGATTGGTATGCAGTTCATCCTGCACGGCCTGAGGTGAGAGGCTATCCAGCGCGCCACTGCATTGCACCCCGGCGTTATTGACCAGTACCTGCACCTCCGGAAAGCGCGCCGCCAGTTGCAGGCAGTCCGCCATCCGGCTCAGGTCAGCGCAGGCATACTGCGAGCCCGGCAGGCTGGCCACCGCCTGCTGCAGCGCCGCCTCATCCCGCCCGACCAGCACCACCGGATTACCGGCCTGATGAAACTGCCGCGCCAGCGCCAGACCAATGCCCCGACTGGCCCCCGTCACCACGACCCGCAATCCGGAAGTCTGCATCACCGCCCTGCCCTGCTCTGGAAAGCACACAGCATGGCGAATGAGACTGTTGCGGGATTGTAAAAACCCGCCACGAGGGCGGTTTCGGGAGATCAAAACTCAGCAGGTCTCAGCTTTTTAAACCTGCGACCTCTTTCAGTGCATTCAGCACTTCTTCGCAAGCCCATATCAATGCAGGGTACTTATCCTGCCCCAAGAAGGTACACTCATGGACAATGAGGTTACGAAAATCAACCGCAAGGCGAAACAGGTCCCAAGTATCTCCTTGAAAAAACAATCCAGGGTCGCCCTTGTCATAATGCTCCAACACCATCCTCACCATGTCTTCAGGCTTGCCATTCCTGAACTTCTTGTACGCTCCCTCAATGTCCAGCTTTTGATTAGTTTTAGCTGCTACAGAGTTCACAACCAGCGATCTTGCCAAGGCTTCCACTGCTGAAACCATCGTCACCAGACGAGTCGCCCCAATTTCTTGTTGTGCAATCCGTTGCATTATGACCTTCAAGCGCTGCTGAGGGTGTGCCCTGACATACGCAGCACGGAGACTGTCACACTCTGCTGCATAGTCAATTTCTGGATTCATGATTTCCAAGCAAGCCTCCTCATTCGACTGCATGCGGATTCGTTACATTTTACCCAGTCTGACAACACTGATCTGAAGGCCCCGAGATCTGAAAGCTCAATGGCTAGGACTCATCATCCCAAGCCGCCCGCAACAGATACGACGCAATCCACCGGCCGTATGGTGATTGATTGCGGTGGGGGATATCGTCAGACATAGCCAAGCGCTCTCATCATTATCCCGGGCACATCAGGGATGTTATCGGGGGTAGAAAATGTGCAGCCCAAAGGTGATCAGGTACATAGCCGTTAACCCAAGAGCACAGTCCGACAGCACACTAAGCCTGCGATCCCCCAGCACTTTGTGCTGTCGTCTGAAAACGAAGGCAAAGACCTTGGTGGTCGTATCCCATGATGAAGAGAAAAGGCTGGGTTGCCCTAACGCCAAGTAAACATTGGGATGTGCTCGCTTGAGCTGCCTGAACATCAAAGTACCTACCGTGCTTTGCACTAGAAAGAGTATCGGCAACACCCATCGGAGCAGCGCCATACAGTAGCCTTTCAACATGTAAACAAAAACCCGCCGCAGGTCACCCCACGGCGGGTTGGTGTGCGGCAGGTACAGCTTACCAGACGCCGAGGTAGGCCAGCATGCCTTCGGCGGCCTGGCGGCCCTCAAACACGGCACGCACCACCAGATCGGCCCCGCGCACCTGGTCGCCACCGGCAAAGATCTTCGGGTTGCTGGTCTGGTGCTTGAAGGGCTGGCTGGCCGGGGCGACAGTGCGGCCACGGTCGTCAGTCTGGATGCCTTGCGCGGAAAACCAGCTTTCCGGCTCAACCTGAAAACCAAACGCCACGATCACCACGTCCGCAGGCAGGATTTCCTCGGAGCCGGGGATCACTTCCGGCGCGCGGCGGCCCTTGGCATCTGGCGCACCCAGCTGGGTGGTGACCAGCTTGACGCCAAGATGACCATCCAGCTGCACCACGCCAACCGGCTGGCGGTTCCACAGGAACTCCACGCCCTCTTCCTTGGCATTGGCCACTTCGCGGCGCGAACCCGGCATATTGGCTTCGTCACGGCGGTAGGCGCAGGTCACACTGGCGGCACCCTGACGGATCGAGGTGCGGTTGCAGTCCATGGCGGTATCGCCACCGCCCAGCACCACCACCCGTTGGCCCGCCACACTCTGGAAAACCTCGCCATCCTTGAGGGTGCCCAGGTTGTTGCGCACATTGGTGATCAGGAAAGGCAGCGCTTCCTGTACACCGGGCAGGTCTTCACCTTCAAAGCCTCCCTTCATGTATTTGTACGCCCCCATGCCCATGAACACCGCGTCGTAGTTGCGCAGCAGTTCATCGATCATGATGTCGCGGCCGATATCGGTATTGAGGCGGAATTCCACCCCCATTTCCTCCATCATTTGCCGCCGACGTTGCAGCACATCCTTTTCCAGCTTGAATTCGGGGATGCCAAAGGTGAGCAGGCCGCCGATTTCTTCATAGCGGTCAAACACCACCGGCTTCACCCCATTGCGCACCAGCACATCGGCGCACGCCAGCCCAGCCGGGCCGGCACCGATCACCGCCACCTTCTTGCTGGTCCATACCACGTCCGACATATCGGGCCGCCAACCGGCCTTCCACGCTTCGTCGGTAATGTATTTCTCGATGGAGCCAATGCTGACCGCGCCGAAATCGTCATTCAGGGTACAGGCGCCTTCGCACAGCCGGTCTTGCGGACACACCCGGCCACAGACTTCGGGCAGGGAGTTGGTCTTGTGCGACATCTCGGCAGCTTCAAACAGCTTGCCCTCCCGCACCAGCTTCAGCCAGTTGGGGATGAAATTGTGTACCGGGCACTCCCATTCGCAATAGGGGTTGCCACAGCCCAGGCAGCGGCTGGCCTGCTCCATGGCCTGCTCCCGCCCCAGCGGCTGGTAGATTTCCTTGAACTCGATTTTCCGCACGCTGGCGGGTTTCTTCTCGCCGGGGTTACGCGGCAGATTCAAAAACTGGAATACGTCGCCCATGCTTACGCCTCAATCCTGTAGGGCGGGAACCTCCCGCCGTGTCCGCCTGCGGGTTGCCCCGCTGGCCTGACTGCCGTGGCAACTGCCACGGCGCGCGCATCAATCCT is a genomic window of Leeia aquatica containing:
- a CDS encoding LysR family transcriptional regulator, whose amino-acid sequence is MDRLTAMRVFVEIVDSGSITLAAERLSLSRAMVSRYLADLEGWLQLRLLHRTTRRLSLTEAGAEALQHCRSMLALEAQVQGVVGALRQTPQGRLRLTTSASLADAYLTEAMARFLQHYPGIHIELLVLERAVNLVEERVDLALRITNQLDEQQHARLLGRCHSVLCASPDYLARHAPLEMPQQLQQHQCITHAYVGRSEYLLHRGQDSVRVPVGGRLHSNETLITRRAALAGAGIAQLPMYLVQTDLQQGRLQAVLPEWSPATLGVYALYLNRQHQPLSLRLLLDFLAADMEGRVL
- a CDS encoding MBL fold metallo-hydrolase; amino-acid sequence: MKPRLLFTATLLALSATLHAAPLQIKVYSANDNSFNVNSTLVYGDHEAMVIDAGFTRADALRIAANVLDSGRTLKTILVSQADPDYYFGVEVLHAQFPQAEVVATPAVLEVIRSKLKYKLEFWGPKMGNNAPQQPVLPKVLNGNRLTLDGEAIEIRGTTGPLAHRPYVWIPSIRTLAGNVAVFNQWHVWTADTATPALRSAWRAQLDEMQALQPQSVVPGHMKPGSALDVSAIRFTRDYLQSYETALQEGKDGATVIQRMKQQWPAATGMLSLEIGAKVNKGEMPW
- a CDS encoding DsbA family protein translates to MATLHYFLDPFCGWCYGAAPLIKAARQHLPMVLHAGGMMMGAQRQPVTPALRDFVLLHDDRIAALTGQPFSAAYRDGLLQDPHAVFDSEPPTTALLAADSLGGRGLDLLAQLQCAHFVEGRRIADPEVLREQAMQIGLPEADFVHAWQAQSGDPTLSHVAASRQQLARAGGRGFPTLVLEQEGQWQRIELSPFMGKGDAWSAWLEERFPLPAGEPGLLCDADQCLPR
- a CDS encoding MarR family winged helix-turn-helix transcriptional regulator; the protein is MCWFEQQQEPPTQARLVAHTRIDKMTLSKAIRKLEDMGLVARVPSATDTRAVEVGFTESGRQLIHAAILAVERTDDAFFSRLDGGQLTDWKRLTRSLLTGGAL
- a CDS encoding SDR family oxidoreductase — its product is MQTSGLRVVVTGASRGIGLALARQFHQAGNPVVLVGRDEAALQQAVASLPGSQYACADLSRMADCLQLAARFPEVQVLVNNAGVQCSGALDSLSPQAVQDELHTNLLAPMLLTQAWLPQLRQQPVAAVVNVCSVLGWMPKASALSYCASKAGLLNFSQGLRAQLAGSPIRVFELVPPLVDTAMTQGRGQGKLSPEQVAAAFWRGWQRDQWQIHIGKARLARLLVRWLPAVARRVLSRS
- a CDS encoding FAD-dependent oxidoreductase; this translates as MGDVFQFLNLPRNPGEKKPASVRKIEFKEIYQPLGREQAMEQASRCLGCGNPYCEWECPVHNFIPNWLKLVREGKLFEAAEMSHKTNSLPEVCGRVCPQDRLCEGACTLNDDFGAVSIGSIEKYITDEAWKAGWRPDMSDVVWTSKKVAVIGAGPAGLACADVLVRNGVKPVVFDRYEEIGGLLTFGIPEFKLEKDVLQRRRQMMEEMGVEFRLNTDIGRDIMIDELLRNYDAVFMGMGAYKYMKGGFEGEDLPGVQEALPFLITNVRNNLGTLKDGEVFQSVAGQRVVVLGGGDTAMDCNRTSIRQGAASVTCAYRRDEANMPGSRREVANAKEEGVEFLWNRQPVGVVQLDGHLGVKLVTTQLGAPDAKGRRAPEVIPGSEEILPADVVIVAFGFQVEPESWFSAQGIQTDDRGRTVAPASQPFKHQTSNPKIFAGGDQVRGADLVVRAVFEGRQAAEGMLAYLGVW